The Thermovibrio guaymasensis genomic interval TGAGCCTTTTGATTGCTCTGGTTGTTACGTTTTCTCTTAAAGCTGTAGGTGCCCTTTTGGTCTTTTCTCTCCTCGTTATGCCTGCTGCATCTGCCTTTAGGCTTGCAGGAAGTTACTCCAAATTCTTTACCTTAACAGTCCTTTTTGGTTTCCTTTCAAGCCTTCTTGGAATTCTCGTCTCCTTCTCCCTTGATGCTCCATCTGGAGCAACTATTACACTCGTTTCTTTCTTAATCTTTCTCCTTTCATCTTTTCTTGACTGATACCCTTGAGCAGGTCAAGAGAGAAGTTTTAAGAGCTCCACTGCATCTTCAAAGGCCTTTCCCATAGTATTGTTAAAGAAGATTAATTTGTTTTTTGAAGGGCTCTTTTTTATCCAGTCTGCTATTTTTGGGAGCTCCTCTTTGTAGCTTCCCCTGTAGAGTTCCTCTTTGCCGTGGAGCCTCAGGTAAGTAATCTCTTCCGTTTTTACGCACTTCTTCAGCCAACTTAGTTTTTCGGGAAAGCTGATGCAGGCTACGGGAATTTTCCTCTCCTTTAGCTCTTTCAGTCCTCTTTCCCACTCCGGGTTTCTCAATTCAACAGTTACTGCTATTCCCTTTTCTTTAAAAACCTCAATCAGTTTAAATAGGAATTCAGCCTCCTTCGGTTTGAAAGAGGGGGGGAAATTGAGCGAGTAAAGTAATTAGTTTTCCTTCCAATACTTCCTTTGCCCTAAAGAAGGGAGTTAGGAGCTCTTCTCTTAAAC includes:
- a CDS encoding DUF72 domain-containing protein; this translates as MIEVFKEKGIAVTVELRNPEWERGLKELKERKIPVACISFPEKLSWLKKCVKTEEITYLRLHGKEELYRGSYKEELPKIADWIKKSPSKNKLIFFNNTMGKAFEDAVELLKLLS